One genomic segment of Nocardia spumae includes these proteins:
- the argS gene encoding arginine--tRNA ligase encodes MTPADLADLLRATAAKVLVERGSDPAVLPDEVKVERPRNPEHGDYATNVAMQVGKKAGMNPRELAGLLADALAATDGIESADVAGPGFLNIRLAAAAQGAIVEQIRAAGEAYGTARTLAGTTINLEFVSANPTGPVHLGGTRWASVGDALGRILAAQGADVTREYYFNDHGAQIDRFAESLVAAATGAPTPENGYAGAYIGEIAEKITSAHPDAVSLPADQRHELFRHEGVELMFAHIKQTLHDFGTDFDVYFNESSLFASGAVEKALDQLKASGNLYSKDGAWWIASTEYGDDKDRVVIKSDGKSAYIGGDIAYFQNKRARGFDLCIYMLGADHHGYIGRLKAAAAAFGDDPNTVEVLIGQMVNLVRDGIAVRMSKRAGTVVTLDDLVEAIGVDASRYVLVRSSVNSSIDIDLDLWTKQSSENPVYYVQYAHARTCAVARNATEFEFAGVTPDLGLLTADEEGELIRTLGEFPAVVASAATLREPHRVARYLEELAGAYHRFQTNKTLRILPQNDDPVQPVNAARLQLVDATRQVLSNGLALLGVSAPERM; translated from the coding sequence GTGACTCCAGCTGACCTTGCAGATCTCCTTCGTGCGACCGCGGCGAAGGTGCTCGTCGAACGTGGATCCGACCCTGCGGTCCTGCCCGACGAGGTCAAAGTGGAGCGCCCCCGTAATCCGGAACACGGAGACTATGCCACGAATGTTGCTATGCAGGTGGGCAAGAAAGCGGGAATGAACCCGCGCGAACTGGCCGGTCTGCTGGCCGACGCCCTGGCGGCCACCGACGGCATCGAATCCGCGGATGTGGCGGGCCCCGGCTTCCTGAACATCCGGCTCGCGGCGGCCGCGCAGGGCGCGATCGTCGAGCAGATCCGGGCCGCGGGTGAGGCCTACGGCACCGCGCGGACGCTCGCCGGAACCACGATCAACCTGGAATTCGTCTCGGCCAACCCGACCGGCCCGGTCCACCTGGGCGGCACCCGCTGGGCATCGGTGGGTGACGCGCTCGGGCGCATCCTGGCCGCCCAGGGCGCCGATGTCACCCGCGAGTACTACTTCAACGATCACGGCGCCCAGATCGACCGGTTCGCCGAATCGCTGGTCGCCGCGGCGACGGGTGCGCCCACTCCGGAAAACGGTTACGCCGGTGCGTATATCGGCGAGATCGCCGAGAAGATCACGAGCGCGCACCCCGACGCGGTGAGCCTGCCGGCCGACCAGCGGCACGAACTGTTCCGCCACGAGGGCGTCGAGCTGATGTTCGCCCATATCAAGCAGACTCTGCACGATTTCGGCACCGACTTCGACGTGTACTTCAACGAGAGTTCGCTGTTCGCCTCCGGCGCTGTGGAGAAGGCCCTGGATCAGCTCAAGGCATCGGGCAATCTCTACTCCAAGGACGGCGCCTGGTGGATCGCCAGCACCGAATACGGTGACGACAAGGACCGTGTCGTCATCAAGAGCGACGGCAAGTCCGCCTATATCGGTGGCGATATCGCCTATTTCCAGAACAAGCGCGCCCGCGGTTTCGATCTGTGCATCTACATGCTCGGTGCCGACCACCACGGCTACATCGGCCGCCTGAAGGCCGCCGCGGCTGCCTTCGGCGACGATCCGAACACGGTCGAGGTGCTGATCGGCCAGATGGTCAATCTGGTGCGTGACGGGATCGCGGTGCGGATGAGCAAGCGGGCCGGCACCGTGGTGACCCTCGACGATCTGGTCGAGGCGATCGGCGTCGACGCGTCCCGGTACGTACTGGTGCGCAGTTCGGTGAACTCCAGTATCGATATCGACCTGGATCTGTGGACCAAGCAGAGCAGTGAGAACCCGGTCTACTACGTGCAGTACGCGCACGCTCGCACCTGCGCGGTCGCCCGCAATGCCACGGAGTTCGAATTCGCCGGTGTCACACCGGATCTGGGCCTGCTGACCGCCGACGAAGAGGGTGAGCTGATCCGCACCCTCGGTGAGTTCCCGGCCGTCGTCGCCAGTGCCGCGACGCTGCGTGAACCGCACCGCGTCGCCCGCTACCTGGAGGAACTGGCCGGCGCCTACCACCGCTTCCAAACCAACAAGACACTGCGGATCCTGCCGCAGAACGACGACCCCGTGCAGCCGGTCAACGCCGCTCGCCTGCAACTGGTCGACGCGACCCGTCAGGTGCTGTCCAACGGCCTGGCCCTGCTGGGCGTATCCGCACCGGAGCGCATGTGA
- a CDS encoding undecaprenyl-diphosphate phosphatase translates to MLTYFEAMVIGAVQGFTELFPVSSLGHSVLVAAWLGGRWARLPGDGGTDAAATYLAFVVALHVATAVALLVYYRRDWCAIIAGFVAMLRTRRLETVPQRLAWLIVIATVPVAVLGPALEHPLHELFAAPLCAAAFLTLNGVVLVIGEGLRRRNEPSLAEYGRRFALSRAHRESHTAATGVPRQTDRRLAALDLRDAVGIGFAQAGALLTGFSRAGLTMVGGLWRGLEHEHAAKFAFLLATPAIFGAGIVDLPDLISPKAEVIWGPILVGAVVSGVTSWLAVRYLEHYFRTRTLLPFAAYCVIAGVVSIVHFG, encoded by the coding sequence ATGCTCACTTATTTCGAAGCGATGGTCATCGGCGCGGTGCAGGGGTTCACCGAGCTGTTCCCGGTCTCGAGTCTCGGACATTCGGTCCTGGTCGCGGCGTGGCTGGGTGGCCGCTGGGCGCGCCTGCCCGGAGACGGTGGAACCGACGCCGCCGCAACCTATCTGGCCTTCGTCGTCGCGTTGCATGTGGCCACGGCGGTGGCGCTGCTGGTCTACTACCGGCGCGACTGGTGCGCGATCATCGCCGGCTTCGTCGCGATGCTGCGCACCCGGCGGCTGGAAACGGTGCCGCAACGCCTGGCCTGGCTGATCGTCATCGCCACCGTGCCGGTCGCGGTGCTCGGACCGGCACTGGAGCATCCGCTGCACGAACTGTTCGCGGCGCCGTTGTGCGCCGCCGCATTCCTCACGCTCAACGGAGTGGTGCTGGTCATCGGGGAGGGACTGCGCCGCCGCAACGAACCATCACTGGCCGAATACGGCCGCCGCTTCGCTCTGAGCCGGGCCCATCGCGAAAGCCACACCGCCGCAACGGGGGTGCCACGCCAAACCGACCGCCGGCTGGCCGCACTGGACCTGCGCGATGCGGTCGGTATCGGATTCGCGCAGGCCGGCGCCCTGCTGACCGGATTCAGCCGGGCGGGGCTGACCATGGTCGGCGGCCTCTGGCGCGGACTCGAACACGAACATGCCGCCAAATTCGCCTTCCTGCTCGCCACCCCGGCGATCTTCGGCGCGGGCATCGTCGACCTCCCGGACCTGATCTCCCCGAAGGCCGAGGTCATCTGGGGTCCGATCCTGGTCGGCGCCGTGGTCTCGGGTGTCACTTCGTGGCTCGCGGTCCGCTACCTGGAGCACTACTTCCGCACCCGCACCCTGCTGCCCTTCGCCGCGTACTGTGTGATCGCGGGGGTGGTATCGATCGTCCACTTCGGCTGA
- a CDS encoding MFS transporter: protein MSTSTISRSAQPRAGSERLRSGVVTATLLTCQLMIVLDVTVMNVALPRIQSDLHFSATGLSWVMNAYTLVFGGLLLLGGRAGDLFGRRRMFILGAVVFTLASLGGGLAPSAAWLIVARIAQGFGGALAGPNTLALLTTTFTDPKTRVRVLALFSGMSSAGFAIGLILGGLLTQWLSWRSVLFINVPFGVIVALLAARYLPDAPRRRAQLDLPGAVTATAAVAALVYGFISAAADGWDDWGTDLSLAAGVVALAAFLVIETRAVQPLLPLRLFADRNRAAAYANMFLGPMAGTSMFFFLTQYLQDVRGMSALATGFAFLPTAVLMFAMIRLIPRLLPRLGPKPVTLAGTAAMVGGLVLLTLLDVDTAYFPLLFVATSLMGCGIGLAFSPLNVIIMSNIAPEEAGAAGGALQTLQQTGSALGLAVLVTIFGTAARAAAGPATHALVSGVTTAFAVAAGIGVLTFVVAWTFRSIRTAP from the coding sequence TTGTCCACTTCCACCATTTCCCGGTCCGCGCAGCCGCGCGCGGGGTCCGAACGCCTGCGATCCGGTGTGGTGACAGCCACACTGCTGACCTGTCAGCTGATGATCGTTCTCGATGTCACCGTGATGAATGTGGCGTTGCCACGCATCCAATCCGATCTGCATTTCAGTGCCACCGGGCTGTCCTGGGTGATGAACGCCTACACGCTGGTCTTCGGCGGGCTGCTCCTCCTGGGCGGACGGGCCGGTGATCTGTTCGGCCGGCGGCGCATGTTCATCCTCGGGGCGGTCGTGTTCACCCTCGCCTCACTCGGCGGCGGTCTGGCCCCCTCGGCCGCGTGGCTGATCGTCGCGCGCATCGCGCAGGGATTCGGTGGTGCGCTGGCCGGCCCCAATACGCTCGCACTGCTGACCACGACGTTCACCGATCCGAAAACGCGGGTGCGGGTGCTGGCACTGTTCTCGGGCATGTCCAGCGCCGGGTTCGCGATCGGGCTCATTCTGGGCGGACTGCTCACCCAATGGCTGAGCTGGCGGTCGGTGCTGTTCATCAATGTGCCGTTCGGGGTGATCGTGGCACTGCTGGCCGCGCGGTATCTGCCCGACGCGCCCCGGCGCCGTGCTCAGCTGGATCTGCCCGGTGCGGTGACCGCGACCGCCGCGGTGGCCGCGCTGGTCTACGGATTCATCAGCGCCGCCGCCGACGGCTGGGACGATTGGGGCACCGATCTGTCGCTGGCGGCGGGTGTCGTCGCGCTCGCTGCGTTCCTGGTGATCGAGACCCGGGCCGTGCAACCGCTGTTGCCGCTGCGTCTGTTCGCCGATCGCAACCGCGCGGCCGCCTACGCGAACATGTTCCTCGGCCCGATGGCCGGCACCTCCATGTTCTTCTTCCTCACCCAGTACCTGCAGGACGTGCGTGGAATGAGCGCGTTGGCAACGGGTTTCGCCTTCCTGCCGACAGCCGTGCTGATGTTCGCGATGATCCGGCTGATTCCGCGGCTGCTGCCGCGCCTGGGTCCCAAGCCGGTCACCCTGGCCGGCACCGCGGCGATGGTCGGGGGACTGGTACTGCTGACCCTGCTCGATGTCGATACCGCGTACTTCCCGCTGCTGTTCGTGGCGACGTCGTTGATGGGATGCGGTATCGGGCTGGCGTTTTCGCCGCTGAACGTGATCATCATGTCGAATATCGCGCCCGAAGAGGCCGGCGCGGCGGGTGGTGCGTTGCAGACCTTGCAGCAGACCGGTTCCGCGCTGGGGCTGGCGGTCCTGGTCACGATCTTCGGCACCGCGGCCCGCGCCGCCGCGGGCCCGGCCACACACGCTCTGGTCAGCGGGGTCACCACGGCCTTCGCCGTCGCGGCGGGAATCGGGGTGCTGACTTTCGTTGTGGCATGGACCTTCCGGAGCATTCGCACCGCGCCCTGA
- a CDS encoding TetR/AcrR family transcriptional regulator, with product MNAPSTPGPACADGPRPMRADARRNYQRIVDCAREAFAEHGPEAPLDDVARRAGVGPGTLYRHFPNRDALIEAVYRSSIEGLAELAYELTRTHPPLEALELWFRAQVDYVMDKRSLAVTLKAAIDRGSEAFTLCSKLITDAATAVMRPAQEAGLVRPELEPRDLLRLGHGIGVACDNSPEAADRLITVTLAGLRTGE from the coding sequence GTGAACGCACCGTCCACACCGGGACCCGCGTGTGCCGATGGGCCACGGCCCATGCGCGCGGATGCGCGGCGCAACTACCAGCGCATCGTCGACTGCGCGCGGGAAGCGTTCGCTGAACACGGCCCCGAGGCCCCACTGGACGACGTCGCACGCCGGGCCGGGGTGGGACCGGGCACCCTCTACCGCCACTTCCCGAATCGCGATGCGCTGATCGAGGCCGTCTATCGGTCCAGCATCGAAGGTCTGGCCGAGCTCGCCTATGAACTGACCCGAACCCACCCACCACTCGAGGCCCTGGAATTGTGGTTCCGCGCGCAGGTGGATTACGTGATGGACAAACGGAGTCTGGCGGTGACGCTGAAGGCGGCCATCGACCGCGGCTCGGAGGCCTTCACCCTGTGCTCGAAGCTCATCACCGACGCCGCGACGGCGGTGATGCGGCCGGCACAGGAGGCCGGGCTGGTCCGTCCCGAACTCGAACCGCGAGATCTGCTGCGATTGGGCCACGGCATCGGGGTCGCGTGCGACAACTCACCCGAGGCCGCCGATCGGCTGATCACGGTGACACTCGCCGGACTTCGCACCGGCGAGTAG
- a CDS encoding FBP domain-containing protein, whose amino-acid sequence MQSLTEREIRSSFVNCSKGDAKRMPVPRDLDDQPWEDLDFFGWNDRSMPGRAYLVTPHEDRLVGVALRYETGGSGRAQLCSICLTTHTGSGVSLLTANKAGDSGRRGNSVGIYMCTDLACSLYARNKRRPALGNRYREDLTDEQKAERVRANLSAFIDRLYS is encoded by the coding sequence ATGCAGTCACTGACCGAACGCGAGATCCGCTCGTCGTTCGTGAACTGTTCCAAGGGCGATGCCAAACGCATGCCGGTACCACGCGATCTCGACGATCAACCGTGGGAGGATCTGGATTTCTTCGGCTGGAACGACCGCTCCATGCCGGGGCGCGCCTATCTGGTGACCCCGCACGAGGATCGGCTGGTCGGCGTGGCGCTGCGCTACGAGACCGGCGGATCGGGACGGGCCCAGCTCTGCTCGATCTGCCTGACCACCCACACCGGTAGCGGCGTCTCACTGCTCACCGCGAACAAGGCGGGTGATTCCGGGCGGCGCGGCAATTCGGTCGGCATCTATATGTGCACCGATCTCGCCTGCTCGCTGTACGCGCGCAACAAGCGCCGCCCCGCACTGGGTAACCGCTATCGCGAGGATCTGACCGACGAGCAGAAGGCCGAACGGGTGCGCGCCAATCTGAGCGCGTTCATCGACCGGCTCTACAGCTGA
- a CDS encoding TetR/AcrR family transcriptional regulator has protein sequence MTEETVARRSDATRAAILEAARRRFAREGFGKATIRAIAADAGIDPSMVMRYYGSKDGLFDAALTVDLALPDLTTVEENALGETIVRRFLEIWETPPGSELMLALLRSSVSDDTVAQRFQRVFAEQLMPMVTAVGDPADAPRRAGLVVTQMLGLALCRYVLRLAPVVAMPRAQIVTTIGATIQRYLTSVPE, from the coding sequence ATGACAGAGGAGACTGTGGCGCGGCGGTCTGACGCCACCCGGGCGGCGATCCTGGAAGCCGCCCGCCGTCGTTTCGCGCGCGAGGGTTTCGGCAAGGCGACCATTCGCGCGATCGCCGCCGACGCCGGAATCGATCCGTCGATGGTGATGCGCTACTACGGCAGCAAGGACGGTTTGTTCGATGCGGCGCTGACCGTGGATCTGGCGCTGCCGGATCTGACCACGGTCGAGGAGAACGCGCTCGGCGAGACGATCGTCCGGCGGTTCCTGGAGATCTGGGAGACCCCGCCCGGGAGCGAGCTGATGCTGGCGCTGCTGCGCTCCTCGGTCTCCGACGACACTGTGGCGCAACGCTTTCAACGCGTCTTCGCCGAGCAGTTGATGCCGATGGTGACGGCCGTCGGCGATCCCGCGGACGCGCCGCGCCGAGCCGGGCTGGTGGTCACGCAGATGCTGGGTCTGGCGCTGTGCCGCTACGTGCTGCGGCTGGCGCCGGTGGTGGCTATGCCGCGGGCGCAGATCGTCACGACGATCGGTGCGACGATACAGCGGTACCTGACCTCGGTGCCGGAGTGA
- a CDS encoding FAD-dependent oxidoreductase, whose product MTSTVPATAAVVIVGAGPAGLTAAITLADAGADVVVLDRLAAGANTSRAAVVHARTLEVLDELGVASTLHELGLEVPRFVLYDGPRRLATVGFSGLPTAYPYTLMLGQEVTEAVLLERLQRAGGTVLRPYEVSAVTTEAEGVLVEFTDAAGVSGSIRAQYVIGADGMHSRVREAAGIEFSGATYPESFVLADVRMRWPASREEVSLHVAPEGVTVVAPLPDPAGDRFRIVATVPEAPEQPTLAQVQAVLDARCPGALVREVLWSSRFRVHHRLAEHYRAGRILLAGDAAHVHSPAGGQGMNTGIQDAALLGSLLVRVLGGESDTLLDDYERTRRPVALGVVEFTDRMTRMATLRRRPARAMRNTVIGIGARIPAVRTALAYRLAELANR is encoded by the coding sequence ATGACCAGCACTGTTCCCGCCACCGCGGCGGTCGTCATCGTCGGAGCCGGACCTGCCGGGCTGACCGCGGCCATCACCCTCGCCGATGCCGGTGCCGATGTGGTCGTCCTCGACCGGCTCGCCGCCGGGGCCAACACCTCCCGGGCGGCGGTCGTACACGCCCGGACCCTGGAGGTGCTCGACGAACTAGGGGTCGCGTCGACACTGCACGAACTGGGTCTCGAGGTCCCCCGCTTCGTTCTGTACGACGGCCCACGGCGCCTGGCTACGGTCGGATTCTCCGGGCTGCCGACCGCGTACCCCTACACGCTCATGCTGGGCCAGGAGGTCACCGAGGCGGTCCTGCTCGAGCGGTTGCAGCGAGCCGGTGGCACGGTCCTGCGCCCCTACGAGGTTTCGGCGGTCACCACGGAAGCGGAAGGTGTGCTCGTCGAATTCACCGATGCGGCAGGGGTTTCCGGATCGATCCGGGCGCAGTACGTCATCGGCGCGGACGGTATGCACAGCCGGGTGCGCGAGGCGGCCGGTATCGAATTCAGCGGCGCTACCTATCCGGAATCGTTCGTACTCGCCGATGTGCGGATGCGGTGGCCGGCCTCGCGTGAGGAGGTGTCGCTGCACGTCGCCCCCGAGGGCGTCACGGTGGTCGCGCCACTGCCGGACCCCGCAGGCGATCGGTTCCGCATCGTCGCCACCGTCCCCGAGGCACCCGAACAGCCCACCCTGGCACAGGTACAGGCGGTCCTCGACGCCCGCTGCCCCGGTGCGCTGGTGCGAGAAGTTCTGTGGAGCTCGCGCTTTCGCGTCCACCACCGGCTGGCCGAGCACTACCGCGCGGGGCGCATCCTGCTGGCCGGCGATGCCGCCCACGTGCACAGCCCGGCCGGCGGGCAAGGGATGAACACCGGAATCCAGGACGCGGCGCTGCTGGGCAGCCTGCTGGTCCGGGTGCTGGGCGGCGAATCCGACACACTGCTCGACGACTACGAGCGGACCCGGCGGCCGGTGGCGCTGGGAGTCGTGGAGTTCACCGATCGTATGACCCGGATGGCGACTCTGCGCCGGCGGCCGGCACGGGCGATGCGCAATACCGTCATCGGGATCGGAGCCCGTATTCCCGCCGTCCGCACCGCCCTGGCCTACCGGCTGGCCGAACTGGCCAACCGGTGA
- a CDS encoding extracellular solute-binding protein codes for MATARWKLVLGVVVVTAAAMVTACSASSDEHEIVVYNSHDQRLTRQWADIFTEQTGIRVTVRNATDTELTDQVVAEGDRSPADVVLTQNAPAMAKIERAGLLADLDPATLAQVTADFRPASGRWTGIAARATAFAYDPVRIPPAELPASLLDLQQPRWHDRWTADPHGADFQAIVAALLVLDGEDATRAWLHGVHDNAPAAPNAVAALKSVGTGRTGGALLFATDWYRDRIAPEPAGGPSLPHYFRGRDPGAYISPAGAGVLTASRHADDAQRFLRFVTGAAGQHLLSGGAALEYPVATGVPADPALPPLDSLDPPRVDPSAPDPDKVVALMRAAGLL; via the coding sequence ATGGCAACGGCTCGGTGGAAGCTCGTGCTCGGCGTGGTGGTGGTGACCGCAGCGGCGATGGTCACCGCCTGTTCGGCATCGTCGGACGAGCACGAGATCGTGGTGTACAACTCCCATGATCAGCGGCTGACCCGGCAGTGGGCCGATATCTTCACCGAACAGACCGGCATCCGGGTGACGGTGCGCAACGCCACCGATACCGAACTCACCGATCAGGTTGTCGCGGAGGGAGATCGATCACCCGCCGATGTGGTACTCACCCAGAACGCGCCGGCCATGGCGAAGATCGAGCGGGCCGGTCTGCTCGCCGATCTCGATCCCGCCACCCTGGCGCAGGTAACCGCCGATTTTCGCCCCGCTTCCGGCCGATGGACCGGAATCGCCGCGCGCGCCACCGCATTCGCCTACGACCCGGTCCGGATACCGCCCGCAGAACTGCCCGCCTCCCTGCTCGATCTGCAGCAACCGCGATGGCACGACCGCTGGACCGCGGATCCGCACGGCGCCGATTTCCAGGCGATCGTCGCGGCGCTGCTGGTACTCGACGGTGAGGATGCCACCCGGGCCTGGCTGCACGGGGTGCACGACAACGCGCCCGCCGCACCGAACGCGGTCGCCGCGTTGAAGTCGGTGGGTACGGGCCGGACCGGCGGGGCGCTGCTGTTCGCCACTGATTGGTACCGCGACCGGATCGCACCGGAACCGGCCGGCGGACCGTCGTTGCCGCACTACTTCCGGGGCCGGGATCCGGGCGCCTACATTTCCCCGGCGGGCGCCGGGGTGCTGACGGCGAGCCGGCATGCCGACGACGCCCAGCGTTTCCTGCGCTTCGTCACCGGTGCCGCCGGTCAGCACCTGCTCAGTGGCGGTGCGGCTCTGGAATATCCGGTGGCTACCGGTGTTCCGGCCGATCCGGCCCTGCCCCCGCTGGACTCGCTGGACCCACCCCGGGTGGATCCGAGCGCGCCGGACCCGGACAAGGTCGTGGCGCTGATGCGGGCGGCCGGACTCCTCTAG
- a CDS encoding metallophosphoesterase, whose product MSCCGPNRRRMLAALAAAAAAPIVPVTGSARAQANSLVATDLELVTITDTSAVVTWTTLAPDPAGARVPADAGTEIRLAPADSAAPARPVPTSGTDRTPYHYAQVDGLEPGRRYRFEAWSDGVAATPAANLVTHLPGAPECTGEFTTLTPPPGRLLRTLALCNDVHFGEEISGLIAAGLPPGVRQEPGLPPYPEVMLTALIDDLRRSDRGADHLVLAGDLTSEATPDQSRAVRKHLNAWGTAGRDWFAARGNHDRPHTGADYASCPEVAADHHDCWGESFLAPGQFTESRLGGLRLIGLDTTELDGSGGSIGADQFDRLRESLRRDPDRPTVVFGHHPVTAESGATNIAGPDFVLNRSDALTLQRLYQSTPGVFFHHAGHTHRNRRTRPDIPLGVEFLEVGAVKEYPGGYTLLRLYEGGYMVNFHKTRTADALRWSARSRAEYVGLMPEYTLGTTADRNHVVDGDLSGLA is encoded by the coding sequence ATGAGCTGCTGCGGGCCGAACCGCCGCCGGATGCTGGCCGCCCTGGCCGCCGCGGCGGCCGCCCCCATCGTGCCGGTCACCGGTTCGGCTCGGGCCCAGGCGAATTCGCTGGTCGCGACCGACCTCGAGCTGGTCACGATCACCGACACCTCGGCCGTCGTCACCTGGACCACGCTCGCGCCGGACCCCGCCGGCGCCCGGGTACCGGCGGATGCGGGCACCGAAATCCGGCTGGCGCCCGCCGATTCCGCCGCACCCGCCCGGCCGGTGCCGACCAGCGGCACGGATCGGACGCCGTATCACTACGCGCAGGTCGACGGGCTCGAGCCCGGACGGCGCTACCGCTTCGAGGCATGGTCGGACGGAGTCGCGGCGACCCCGGCCGCGAATCTGGTGACCCATCTGCCGGGCGCGCCGGAGTGCACGGGCGAATTCACCACGCTGACCCCGCCGCCGGGCCGCCTGCTGCGCACCCTCGCACTCTGCAACGATGTGCACTTCGGCGAGGAGATCAGCGGGCTGATCGCCGCGGGACTGCCACCGGGAGTACGCCAGGAGCCCGGACTGCCGCCCTATCCCGAGGTGATGCTGACCGCACTGATCGACGATCTGCGCCGGTCCGATCGCGGCGCGGATCATCTGGTCCTGGCCGGTGATCTCACCTCGGAGGCCACCCCGGATCAATCCCGCGCGGTCCGAAAACACCTGAACGCCTGGGGAACCGCGGGGCGGGACTGGTTCGCCGCGCGCGGCAATCACGACCGGCCGCACACCGGCGCCGACTACGCGTCGTGTCCGGAGGTGGCCGCCGATCACCACGACTGCTGGGGCGAATCCTTCCTCGCCCCGGGGCAATTCACCGAATCCCGGCTGGGCGGTCTGCGGCTGATCGGACTCGACACCACCGAACTCGACGGCTCCGGCGGCAGTATCGGCGCCGACCAGTTCGATCGGCTGCGCGAGTCGTTGCGGCGCGATCCGGATCGCCCCACTGTCGTCTTCGGCCATCACCCGGTGACAGCCGAATCGGGCGCGACCAATATCGCGGGCCCCGATTTCGTACTGAACCGTTCCGACGCGCTCACGTTGCAGCGGCTGTATCAATCGACCCCGGGGGTGTTCTTCCACCATGCGGGTCACACCCACCGCAATCGCCGCACCCGCCCCGATATCCCGCTCGGGGTGGAATTCCTCGAAGTGGGCGCGGTGAAGGAGTACCCGGGCGGCTACACCCTGCTGCGGCTGTACGAGGGCGGCTACATGGTGAATTTCCACAAAACCCGCACCGCGGACGCCTTGAGATGGAGTGCTCGCAGCCGCGCCGAATACGTCGGCCTGATGCCGGAATACACCCTCGGCACCACCGCCGATCGCAACCATGTTGTCGACGGTGACCTTTCGGGGTTGGCCTGA
- a CDS encoding MarR family winged helix-turn-helix transcriptional regulator: MAAPRPLPLDPIEEAHRQWTSHGWGDVADGMAAVTSLVRAQQIVMARVDEALRPSGLTFSRYELLALLGFSKSGALPMATASARLQVHPTSVTNTVDRLEAAELVKRVPHPSDRRATLIEITDAGRELAAAATRELNEKVFARPGLPPQRLQLLLQLLAEFRREAGDFDTGDTPTRWA; the protein is encoded by the coding sequence ATGGCAGCACCTCGCCCGCTCCCGCTGGACCCCATCGAGGAGGCCCACCGCCAGTGGACCTCGCACGGCTGGGGCGATGTCGCCGACGGTATGGCGGCGGTGACCTCACTGGTGCGCGCCCAGCAGATCGTGATGGCCCGCGTGGACGAGGCACTGCGCCCATCCGGTTTGACCTTCTCCCGGTATGAACTGCTGGCGCTGCTGGGTTTCAGCAAGTCCGGCGCCCTGCCCATGGCGACGGCCAGTGCCCGGTTGCAGGTCCATCCGACCAGTGTCACCAATACTGTCGACCGGCTCGAGGCGGCCGAACTGGTCAAACGAGTACCACATCCGAGCGATCGCCGGGCAACCCTGATCGAGATCACGGACGCGGGCCGTGAACTCGCCGCCGCGGCGACCCGCGAACTGAACGAGAAAGTCTTCGCCCGACCGGGCCTACCACCGCAGCGCTTACAACTGCTGCTGCAATTGCTGGCGGAATTCCGGCGCGAAGCCGGTGACTTCGACACGGGCGACACGCCCACCAGGTGGGCCTGA
- a CDS encoding enoyl-CoA hydratase yields the protein MTDFETILLERTGRVAVITLNRPKALNALNSQVLTDISAALDELEADAGIGAVVLTGSEKAFAAGADIKEMQSKSYMDMFLTDHFQGWDRLGAFRKPIVAAVAGYALGGGCELAMMCDILIAADTAKFGQPEIKLGVIPGMGGSQRLTRAVGKAKAMDLILTGRTMDAEEAERSGLVARVVPAAELLATAVQVAETIAGMSLPSVMIAKEAVNRSYETTLAEGLRFERRVFHSLFATEDQKEGMAAFVEKRAADFGHR from the coding sequence GTGACCGACTTCGAGACCATTCTGCTGGAGCGCACCGGACGCGTCGCGGTGATCACCTTGAATCGGCCGAAGGCCCTCAATGCGTTGAATTCGCAGGTGCTCACGGATATTTCCGCCGCCCTCGACGAACTCGAAGCCGATGCGGGAATCGGGGCGGTCGTGCTGACCGGATCGGAGAAGGCGTTCGCCGCCGGTGCCGACATCAAGGAAATGCAGTCCAAGTCCTATATGGACATGTTCCTGACCGACCATTTCCAGGGCTGGGACCGGCTCGGCGCCTTCCGTAAGCCGATCGTGGCTGCGGTGGCCGGATACGCCCTGGGCGGCGGCTGCGAACTGGCGATGATGTGCGACATCCTGATCGCCGCCGATACCGCGAAATTCGGCCAGCCGGAGATCAAGCTGGGTGTGATTCCCGGTATGGGCGGATCGCAGCGGCTGACTCGCGCGGTCGGCAAGGCCAAAGCGATGGATCTGATTCTCACCGGCCGCACTATGGACGCCGAGGAGGCCGAGCGCTCCGGTCTGGTGGCGCGTGTGGTTCCGGCGGCGGAATTGCTCGCCACCGCGGTACAGGTCGCCGAGACCATCGCCGGGATGTCGCTGCCGTCGGTGATGATCGCCAAGGAGGCCGTGAACCGCTCCTACGAGACCACTCTCGCCGAGGGGTTGCGTTTCGAGCGCCGCGTATTCCACTCACTGTTCGCCACCGAGGATCAGAAAGAGGGAATGGCAGCGTTCGTGGAGAAGCGCGCTGCCGATTTCGGACACCGCTGA